A single window of Marinobacter sp. LA51 DNA harbors:
- a CDS encoding LysR family transcriptional regulator, producing MDQLNLRHLYYFWMISREGSIARASEVLELAPQTLSGQLATFESSLDGLLFRREQRQLILTDLGKTVLGYADEIFALTGELTETLQLAPGDRPLTLSAGISASIHKLIAYALLQPAMALSRPIQLNCQTGGTEDLMLRLKRMELDVVLTDRMPGLVDHGRFTAHPLAGSTISLFARSDIAERLKRGFPGSLNGEPLLANATNAPYFEKLMNWFSLQGVRMNVVARIDDSALIKVFGRQGLGVFAAPTAIRAEVCRQYEVEEIASINDVKDELFAITRSKDPAHEGVRAICEGGTSLQASQNASK from the coding sequence GTGGATCAGCTCAACCTCAGACACCTCTATTACTTCTGGATGATCAGCAGGGAAGGCTCCATTGCCCGCGCCAGCGAGGTGCTGGAGCTTGCCCCGCAAACCCTGAGCGGACAGCTCGCCACCTTCGAATCTTCCCTGGATGGTCTGCTGTTCCGGCGTGAACAGCGGCAGCTGATTCTGACCGATTTGGGTAAGACCGTGCTGGGTTATGCCGATGAGATCTTTGCACTTACCGGCGAACTCACTGAAACCCTTCAGCTGGCGCCAGGCGATCGTCCGTTAACGTTGTCTGCAGGGATCTCTGCCTCCATTCATAAGTTGATTGCCTATGCGCTTCTGCAGCCCGCGATGGCGCTGTCACGTCCTATTCAGCTCAACTGCCAGACCGGCGGCACTGAGGATCTGATGCTGCGCCTCAAGCGCATGGAACTTGATGTGGTGCTGACTGATCGCATGCCAGGGCTGGTTGACCACGGCCGCTTTACTGCACATCCGCTTGCAGGCTCGACAATCAGCCTGTTCGCCCGATCCGATATCGCCGAACGACTGAAGCGGGGCTTTCCGGGCTCACTTAACGGCGAGCCGCTGCTTGCGAATGCGACCAATGCTCCTTATTTCGAGAAGCTGATGAACTGGTTTTCACTGCAAGGGGTGCGAATGAACGTGGTGGCCCGCATTGATGACAGTGCACTGATAAAAGTCTTTGGCCGGCAAGGCCTTGGCGTGTTCGCGGCACCGACGGCCATCCGGGCGGAAGTATGCCGACAGTACGAGGTGGAAGAGATAGCCTCAATCAATGACGTGAAAGATGAGCTGTTTGCGATAACTCGGAGCAAAGACCCTGCACATGAAGGCGTTCGTGCTATTTGCGAAGGCGGTACGAGCCTTCAGGCCTCTCAAAATGCCTCTAAATAG
- a CDS encoding DUF7352 domain-containing protein: MKTIHKFRLEPGKEPTSLSLHDGYRVVRCEYMVPDKSVYLWVEQPLRVGAQTREHYFRVAFSGEPVPDSYEYRGTALDTFGPEAYHVFEVPEGERSMDIGRSSNHDFSGGQWHGSEAS, translated from the coding sequence ATGAAGACTATCCACAAATTTCGTCTGGAACCCGGTAAGGAGCCTACCAGTCTTTCGCTCCATGACGGCTATCGCGTCGTCCGGTGTGAATACATGGTGCCGGATAAATCCGTCTATCTCTGGGTCGAGCAACCATTAAGGGTCGGCGCGCAGACCCGCGAGCACTATTTCCGCGTCGCCTTCTCTGGCGAGCCGGTCCCGGACTCCTATGAGTATCGTGGCACCGCACTGGATACCTTCGGCCCGGAAGCGTATCACGTGTTTGAGGTGCCAGAGGGGGAGCGGTCAATGGACATTGGCCGTTCCAGTAACCACGATTTTTCCGGCGGCCAGTGGCACGGCTCTGAAGCCTCTTAA
- a CDS encoding cupin domain-containing protein, which translates to MLNMDFSKRVVIRTEEQDWVPSPAGGVLRKPLAREEAERGHATSVVRYEAGASFKRHEHPLGEEILVLDGVFSDETGDYPAGTYFRNPPGTGHAPFSRDGCTLLVKLHQFEERDLTPVRIDTHSQPWLPGIGGLEVMPLHNFEHEHVALVKWPAGERFQPHRHFGGEEIFVLSGEFCDEYGRYPVGTWIRSPHLSQHHPFVEQETVIWVKTGHLPLQA; encoded by the coding sequence ATGCTGAACATGGATTTCTCCAAGCGTGTAGTAATCCGCACTGAAGAACAGGATTGGGTTCCCAGCCCGGCGGGCGGCGTGCTGAGAAAACCGCTGGCCCGTGAAGAGGCGGAACGTGGTCACGCCACCAGCGTGGTCCGTTATGAGGCGGGCGCCTCATTTAAACGGCACGAGCATCCGTTGGGTGAGGAAATCCTGGTTCTGGATGGTGTTTTTTCCGATGAAACCGGAGACTATCCCGCCGGAACTTATTTCCGAAACCCGCCCGGGACTGGCCACGCGCCCTTCAGCCGTGACGGCTGCACCCTGCTGGTCAAATTGCATCAATTTGAAGAGCGTGACCTTACGCCTGTGCGAATAGACACCCATTCTCAGCCCTGGCTACCGGGTATTGGCGGGCTTGAGGTAATGCCGCTGCACAATTTCGAGCACGAGCATGTCGCATTGGTGAAATGGCCGGCCGGCGAGCGCTTTCAACCGCACCGGCACTTCGGCGGAGAGGAGATCTTTGTGCTCTCAGGCGAGTTCTGTGATGAATACGGCCGCTACCCGGTCGGTACCTGGATTCGCAGCCCTCATCTCAGCCAACACCACCCCTTTGTTGAGCAGGAGACCGTAATCTGGGTGAAAACCGGCCACCTGCCACTCCAGGCCTGA
- a CDS encoding isochorismatase family protein, which produces MMMKTEHSTLVLIDVQERLMPAIAHGEEVVDRCLTLATIAGLLGVPIVATEQSPEKLGHNVEDIRELCDQVISKDHFDACGDGLIDQLPQGRQEIVISGCETHVCMLQTALSLLNAGYTVWVVADATGSRNEFDRDVALDRLAQSGARIVTLEMVAFEWMKNSKHPHFRDIQNLIK; this is translated from the coding sequence ATGATGATGAAAACCGAGCACTCAACCCTGGTGTTGATCGACGTTCAGGAACGACTGATGCCTGCCATCGCCCATGGCGAGGAAGTGGTCGACCGGTGCCTCACTCTCGCCACCATTGCTGGGCTTCTAGGGGTGCCCATAGTGGCCACAGAGCAATCACCGGAGAAGCTTGGCCACAACGTGGAAGACATCCGGGAACTGTGTGATCAGGTCATTTCCAAGGACCATTTCGACGCCTGCGGTGACGGTCTCATCGACCAGCTTCCGCAAGGACGTCAGGAGATCGTGATCTCAGGGTGTGAAACCCACGTATGCATGCTGCAAACGGCACTCAGCCTGCTCAATGCCGGCTACACCGTATGGGTAGTAGCAGACGCCACCGGTTCCCGAAACGAGTTTGACCGGGACGTTGCCCTGGATCGCCTAGCTCAGAGTGGCGCACGGATCGTGACGCTGGAAATGGTCGCCTTTGAGTGGATGAAGAACAGCAAGCACCCGCACTTCCGGGATATCCAAAACTTGATCAAATAG
- a CDS encoding TonB-dependent receptor family protein, translating to MKPLGDRPAKFPRAVWVGVTLIAVVTAAHGESGANIVVTAPLLERTLYETPAALSVVDRLTIQQGQLRNKLDESLVLVPGVYLQNQENYAQGERIAIRGFGARAPFGVRGITVIVDGIPYTLPDGQAQLDAIDLDNAERIEVIRGPASVLYGNAAGGVISVTTADGRRTPEGSSIRLTGGSHDFGKLTARNSGSDGAWAHNVSFTALNVEGYRDQSEVEKYLFNSKLSRDLGDDQSLTIILNLLDNPRSEDPGALTDEQVEDDRTQAGRFTEDYDTGQTVDQQVLGLQYEDLSAGSGEWRAKTFYLRRNFEQQLPFPGPSRIDYNRDYFGFNSDYRQPFALAGYPVRTVTGIEARRQRDDRSRREVSFDGTLQGETADEVQTATALSVFSQSDLDLNSDLTLSVGARFDHIHLDVDDQFVQDGDQSGDRSFGEWSGSAGLSYRYRPDHQAYANLSTAFETPTFSEFANPSGQGGFNPDVEPQKAVNHELGLRGELDGGVRYDLTLFWIDVRDELTPYTLPGDNDRTFYRNTGDTTRKGVEAAAGWSISQAWRIETALTLARYTFDDYQVGGNDFAGNRLPGLPERVWSNQIQWSGLGGNFATLETRYVGDLVADDANNVEVDDYWLVNLRGGDTWHVSRNSLLKAFVGVRNVLDEEHFANVRINASNGRYFEPAAKRTYYAGLELTF from the coding sequence ATGAAGCCACTAGGGGATCGACCTGCCAAATTTCCACGGGCAGTATGGGTAGGGGTTACCCTGATCGCCGTTGTTACAGCGGCTCATGGGGAATCCGGCGCGAACATCGTGGTTACCGCACCATTGCTGGAGCGCACGCTCTACGAGACCCCTGCAGCGCTCTCCGTTGTCGATCGCCTCACCATTCAACAGGGCCAGTTACGAAACAAGCTGGATGAGTCCCTGGTGCTGGTTCCCGGCGTGTATCTGCAGAATCAGGAAAACTACGCCCAGGGCGAGCGCATTGCCATTCGGGGCTTCGGCGCCCGGGCTCCCTTCGGGGTTCGGGGAATTACCGTGATCGTAGATGGCATTCCCTACACCCTGCCCGACGGACAGGCCCAGCTCGACGCCATTGATTTAGACAACGCCGAGCGGATCGAAGTCATTCGTGGCCCGGCCTCGGTACTCTATGGCAACGCCGCTGGCGGTGTGATCAGCGTCACTACCGCCGATGGCCGTCGGACACCCGAAGGCTCCAGCATTCGCCTCACCGGTGGGAGCCATGACTTTGGCAAGCTTACCGCCCGCAACAGCGGTTCTGACGGAGCCTGGGCCCATAACGTTAGTTTCACTGCGTTAAATGTCGAAGGTTACCGAGATCAGAGCGAGGTCGAGAAATACCTGTTCAATTCGAAGCTGAGCCGGGACCTGGGTGACGATCAGTCCCTGACGATTATCCTGAACCTTCTCGATAACCCGCGCTCGGAAGACCCCGGCGCTCTCACCGATGAACAGGTTGAAGACGACCGCACCCAAGCCGGGCGCTTTACCGAGGACTACGACACCGGTCAGACCGTCGACCAGCAGGTACTGGGCCTGCAATACGAGGACTTGTCGGCCGGCTCCGGCGAATGGCGAGCTAAGACCTTCTACCTGCGCCGTAATTTCGAGCAGCAACTGCCCTTTCCCGGCCCGAGCCGAATCGACTACAACCGCGATTACTTCGGCTTCAACTCCGACTATCGCCAGCCCTTTGCATTGGCCGGTTACCCTGTCCGCACGGTTACTGGGATTGAGGCGCGACGACAACGGGACGATCGCAGCCGACGCGAAGTGAGTTTTGACGGCACACTTCAGGGTGAAACTGCAGATGAGGTGCAAACCGCTACGGCACTCAGCGTTTTCAGCCAAAGTGATCTGGACCTGAATTCCGACCTGACACTTTCAGTGGGCGCCCGCTTCGATCACATCCACCTGGATGTGGACGACCAATTCGTTCAGGACGGCGATCAGTCCGGTGACCGATCCTTTGGTGAATGGAGTGGCTCAGCCGGCCTGAGTTATCGATATCGCCCCGACCATCAGGCCTACGCCAACCTAAGCACCGCGTTCGAAACACCCACCTTCTCGGAGTTCGCCAACCCCTCAGGCCAGGGCGGTTTCAATCCGGATGTTGAGCCCCAGAAGGCGGTGAATCATGAATTGGGCTTACGGGGCGAACTGGACGGCGGCGTCCGCTATGACCTGACTCTGTTCTGGATTGATGTGCGTGACGAGTTGACCCCCTACACCTTGCCTGGCGACAACGACCGGACCTTTTATCGTAATACCGGGGATACCACTCGCAAAGGTGTTGAAGCGGCCGCGGGTTGGAGTATCTCGCAAGCCTGGCGGATTGAGACGGCCCTGACACTGGCCCGCTACACCTTTGATGACTATCAAGTGGGCGGCAATGACTTTGCCGGTAACCGGCTGCCAGGGCTGCCGGAGCGGGTCTGGAGCAACCAGATACAGTGGAGCGGTCTCGGTGGCAATTTCGCGACCCTTGAAACCCGCTATGTCGGAGACTTGGTGGCGGATGATGCCAACAATGTCGAGGTCGACGATTACTGGCTGGTGAACCTGCGAGGGGGCGATACCTGGCACGTCAGCCGCAACAGCCTGCTGAAAGCCTTCGTGGGTGTCCGCAATGTTCTGGACGAGGAGCATTTCGCCAATGTGCGCATTAACGCCAGCAACGGCCGATATTTCGAACCAGCGGCCAAGCGCACCTATTACGCGGGGTTAGAGCTCACTTTCTGA
- a CDS encoding DUF938 domain-containing protein, translating to MTLAFGINGANVTQDLPFSQACENNKGPILDKLAAIFHAPGLVLEIGTGTGQHAVHFAGHLPHLTWQPSDHPQNGQLCLPRIGQAGLANLNPPITLDVCQSDWGVPGPVNGVFSANTAHIMSWPEVERMFAGVATILAHGSALCLYGPFRYEGQHTSASNLNFDQHLRSQNPSMGIRDMTDLIALADRCRLSLDEDIEMPANNRMTVWRRQA from the coding sequence GTGACTTTGGCATTCGGCATTAACGGTGCCAATGTGACTCAGGATCTACCGTTTTCCCAAGCCTGCGAGAACAACAAAGGGCCCATACTCGACAAGCTGGCGGCCATTTTCCATGCGCCGGGGCTGGTTCTTGAAATTGGCACCGGCACGGGCCAGCATGCCGTGCATTTTGCCGGCCACTTGCCCCACCTGACCTGGCAGCCCAGCGACCATCCCCAGAATGGCCAACTCTGCCTGCCCAGAATCGGGCAAGCCGGCCTGGCCAACCTCAATCCGCCCATAACACTGGACGTTTGCCAATCAGACTGGGGCGTACCCGGTCCGGTGAATGGTGTGTTCTCAGCCAACACCGCCCACATCATGTCTTGGCCTGAAGTGGAGCGCATGTTTGCAGGCGTCGCTACGATTCTGGCTCATGGATCGGCGCTTTGCCTTTACGGCCCTTTCCGTTACGAAGGCCAACACACCAGTGCCAGCAACCTGAATTTTGACCAGCACCTTCGCTCTCAAAATCCGAGCATGGGCATCCGGGACATGACCGATCTGATCGCGCTTGCTGACCGCTGCCGACTATCGCTGGATGAAGATATCGAAATGCCGGCCAATAACCGGATGACCGTTTGGCGGCGCCAAGCATGA
- the yccX gene encoding acylphosphatase, with translation MHAKRWSLLISGLVQGVYYRASTATQATKFGLTGFARNLADGRVEVVAEGTEDQLQQLKSWCEIGPSAARVDSVEVSEQEATGEFSDFGIRH, from the coding sequence ATGCACGCCAAGCGCTGGTCCCTGCTTATTTCCGGACTCGTTCAAGGAGTCTACTACAGAGCTTCCACAGCAACCCAAGCTACCAAATTCGGGCTTACTGGTTTTGCCCGTAACCTCGCCGACGGCAGAGTGGAAGTCGTAGCGGAGGGTACCGAAGATCAATTGCAGCAGCTGAAAAGCTGGTGCGAGATCGGCCCGTCTGCCGCGCGGGTGGACTCGGTGGAGGTATCGGAACAAGAGGCCACCGGGGAATTCAGTGACTTTGGCATTCGGCATTAA
- a CDS encoding fructosamine kinase family protein, with amino-acid sequence MSGIFCKRNTTVYPNALFCEAEGLGRLSNGLKTAGVESVRVPEVVRVDESTLEITAIEPARIDDCALEALGEGLAALHRLPQSMYGWHGGNYIGLSPQPNCWAESWGEFFVQNRLRYQVSRVRASGVRNRFEGILDQCDDTLIRWLNEHCDHPSLLHGDLWSGNVLFDREGPWLIDPAIYCGDREADLAMTEMFGGFGAAFYRAYDRTFRRTSVYEQKRDIYNLYHYLNHYNLFGSSYQWGCERGFVAMQELCMRTA; translated from the coding sequence ATGTCTGGGATTTTCTGTAAGCGTAACACCACGGTATACCCTAATGCTCTGTTCTGCGAAGCAGAGGGGTTAGGCCGACTTTCTAATGGTTTGAAAACGGCGGGTGTTGAATCCGTTCGGGTTCCGGAGGTTGTCCGGGTAGACGAATCGACTCTCGAGATAACGGCCATAGAGCCGGCCCGGATCGACGATTGCGCGCTCGAAGCGCTGGGTGAGGGGCTGGCGGCACTGCACAGGCTGCCGCAGTCCATGTATGGCTGGCACGGGGGCAATTACATCGGGCTGTCGCCGCAGCCGAACTGCTGGGCCGAATCCTGGGGCGAGTTCTTTGTCCAGAACCGTCTACGCTATCAGGTGTCCCGAGTTCGGGCGAGCGGCGTTCGCAACCGATTCGAAGGCATTCTGGATCAGTGTGATGACACTCTGATTCGCTGGCTGAACGAGCATTGCGACCACCCGAGCCTGCTACACGGCGACCTCTGGAGTGGCAATGTTTTGTTTGATCGGGAAGGGCCCTGGCTCATCGACCCGGCGATCTATTGCGGGGATCGCGAAGCGGATCTGGCGATGACAGAGATGTTCGGAGGTTTCGGGGCTGCCTTTTACCGGGCCTATGACCGGACCTTCCGCCGAACTTCGGTTTATGAGCAGAAGCGCGACATTTACAACCTGTACCACTACCTCAACCATTACAACCTGTTTGGCAGTAGCTACCAGTGGGGCTGCGAGCGCGGCTTTGTAGCGATGCAGGAGCTCTGCATGCGCACCGCCTAG
- a CDS encoding AEC family transporter has translation MNLTDIFLQTLETTLPVFAMVFIGMGLRRINWIDSAFVNTASALVFKATLPTLVFLSIIRADLDTALNFSLLGFYLAATIASFALAWLWAYWRVPHADRGVYVQGAFRGNCGIVGLALAANLYGDFGLSAGGILLGLVIISYNALSVIVLIAYQPGQTASWRRIGHDIIRNPLIIAVIVAIPVAWLDIRFPEWVMTSGDYFASLTLPLALLCIGATVSLSAIRSDSSTALGSSSLKMVVLPALCTAAAWLVGFRGAELGLMFLYFASPTAAASFVMVKALGGNDRLAANIIALTTLMASITVTLGVFALRSAGLI, from the coding sequence ATGAACCTGACGGACATTTTCCTGCAAACCCTGGAAACAACCCTGCCTGTATTTGCCATGGTCTTTATTGGCATGGGATTGCGCAGGATCAATTGGATCGACAGCGCGTTCGTCAACACGGCCTCGGCCCTGGTATTCAAGGCCACGCTGCCGACACTGGTGTTTCTGAGCATCATCCGGGCGGATCTCGATACGGCACTGAACTTCAGCCTGCTAGGCTTCTACCTGGCGGCAACCATTGCGAGCTTTGCGCTGGCCTGGCTCTGGGCGTACTGGCGAGTACCTCACGCTGACCGGGGCGTTTATGTGCAGGGCGCGTTCCGGGGCAACTGTGGCATTGTGGGCCTCGCTCTGGCAGCGAACCTTTATGGCGACTTCGGACTGTCTGCGGGCGGTATCCTGCTTGGGCTGGTGATCATTTCCTACAACGCGCTGTCGGTCATCGTGCTGATTGCCTATCAGCCGGGGCAAACCGCCAGCTGGCGACGCATCGGCCACGATATTATCCGAAACCCGTTGATCATAGCGGTCATCGTCGCCATTCCAGTCGCCTGGCTGGATATACGGTTTCCGGAATGGGTTATGACCTCCGGGGATTATTTCGCGTCCCTGACCCTGCCGCTGGCGTTGTTATGTATTGGCGCCACGGTATCGCTCAGCGCCATCCGCAGCGACAGTTCCACGGCTTTGGGCTCCAGCTCCCTGAAAATGGTGGTGTTGCCGGCCCTGTGTACGGCTGCAGCCTGGCTTGTAGGCTTTCGGGGCGCAGAACTGGGCCTGATGTTTTTGTACTTTGCCAGCCCCACAGCTGCCGCGAGCTTTGTCATGGTGAAAGCACTGGGCGGCAATGATCGCCTGGCCGCCAACATCATTGCGTTGACGACCCTGATGGCCAGCATTACCGTGACTCTTGGGGTGTTTGCCCTGCGCAGTGCTGGGCTGATCTAG
- a CDS encoding DUF1330 domain-containing protein, with the protein MEAVNPTPEQLQKVLADTPKDQPVVMLNLLRFRDRASYPDEAMERSGREAYKLYMEEAGACVRAVGAEVIWSGNSVGSLIAPPEESWDQVLLVRYPSIDAFMAMIESPEYKGVVKHRTAAVQDSRLVANLEDRG; encoded by the coding sequence ATGGAAGCCGTCAATCCGACCCCGGAGCAATTACAGAAAGTGCTGGCGGATACGCCAAAGGATCAACCGGTGGTCATGTTGAACCTGCTGAGATTCCGCGACCGGGCCAGCTACCCCGATGAGGCCATGGAACGCTCAGGTCGCGAAGCCTACAAGCTTTACATGGAAGAGGCGGGTGCCTGCGTCAGGGCTGTGGGTGCCGAGGTTATCTGGTCCGGCAACAGTGTTGGCTCTCTCATAGCACCGCCGGAAGAATCCTGGGACCAGGTTCTGCTAGTACGCTACCCGTCCATTGATGCCTTCATGGCAATGATTGAAAGCCCGGAATACAAGGGTGTGGTTAAGCATCGGACTGCCGCCGTTCAGGATTCCCGGCTGGTTGCGAATCTCGAAGACCGCGGCTGA
- a CDS encoding branched-chain amino acid transporter permease — MAESTYIAAFIAVAAVATFATRVIPFLFFERHTEHPLIQHLGRYLPAAVMALLATVFLQRSGTWTADLPGFDALIPGLLVIAVHLWQRNALLSIAAGTASYMVIQQTGVF; from the coding sequence GTGGCTGAATCGACCTATATTGCCGCATTCATTGCCGTTGCTGCAGTCGCGACCTTCGCGACGCGGGTCATTCCGTTTCTGTTTTTCGAGCGGCACACGGAACATCCGCTGATTCAGCACCTGGGGCGTTACTTGCCGGCCGCGGTGATGGCCCTGCTGGCAACGGTGTTTCTGCAACGCTCTGGCACCTGGACGGCTGACCTGCCGGGTTTCGATGCCCTTATACCAGGGTTGCTGGTGATCGCCGTACATCTCTGGCAGCGCAATGCCCTGCTATCCATTGCTGCAGGAACCGCCAGCTACATGGTCATCCAGCAAACCGGTGTGTTCTGA
- a CDS encoding AzlC family ABC transporter permease, which produces MNHSVFRLTLPILFGYLPLGMAFGVLFATQLEYAWWIAPLMGVVIFAGAGQILAVSLLAANAGLVEVFVAMFVLNARHLFYGLSLLGQFRGAGWRKVYLIFGLTDETYSLLTSRPRGPDRAYEQTVDFRITAFNQGYWVIGCALGALLADNVAFNSTGIEFALVALFIVLTIEQLKALGDSLPVWLGAAAAGVAMIALPPAHQLIGAIAIVTAILLLHYRRIRGEQSSEGDVNRG; this is translated from the coding sequence ATGAATCACTCCGTTTTTCGGCTGACCTTACCCATTTTATTCGGCTACCTACCCTTGGGCATGGCGTTCGGCGTGCTGTTTGCGACCCAGCTGGAGTACGCCTGGTGGATTGCGCCGTTGATGGGCGTGGTGATTTTTGCCGGTGCCGGGCAGATCCTGGCGGTGAGCCTGCTGGCCGCCAATGCCGGATTGGTTGAGGTATTTGTCGCGATGTTTGTCCTGAACGCCCGCCATCTTTTTTACGGTCTGTCGCTACTCGGGCAGTTCCGCGGCGCTGGCTGGCGTAAGGTGTACCTGATCTTTGGCCTCACCGACGAAACCTACTCACTGCTAACGAGCCGCCCACGCGGGCCAGATCGCGCCTACGAGCAAACCGTTGATTTCCGGATTACCGCGTTCAATCAGGGCTATTGGGTGATCGGCTGCGCGCTGGGTGCCTTGCTTGCGGATAATGTGGCGTTTAACAGCACCGGCATCGAATTTGCGCTGGTCGCGCTCTTTATTGTCCTGACCATTGAGCAATTGAAGGCGCTCGGCGACAGCCTGCCGGTCTGGCTGGGCGCAGCTGCCGCAGGCGTAGCCATGATTGCCCTACCGCCAGCTCATCAGCTTATCGGGGCTATTGCCATCGTTACCGCTATTTTGCTGCTTCACTATCGGCGAATACGTGGTGAGCAATCATCGGAAGGAGACGTGAATCGTGGCTGA
- a CDS encoding methyl-accepting chemotaxis protein, whose amino-acid sequence MLGTVRARIFCFAFLCVFALAGLATLSGTIILKAEEASDELIRTNLEETWLLADLEQSHRKLQDLAYKIKAQLLLWDEIQPAFADLEVSLPEHWEAVKANSGLQPWSESHIEDFERVQALMVAMSEGIEQKSYYRVGQVVDFDLFPALEPMLAAINERQESSRESVKNGADDLLSFLSDQQTFLVAGSVGFLALVILMTLWLRVSVIQRLRRIARELEAMEEHSDLTRVPVLNGKDEVAGVSRALGALVSRFEQFIGDVRGAAGGLNERSSNLDRGAESLQQASEKTRQQIQDVSQSMAAIGDQASAIDQATNASAETVREAVAANVGVQERLVTSEKAAENTVEVISRVSASIHALNESTGKIEQVIGVIAEIAEQTNLLALNAAIEAARAGEHGRGFAVVADEVRTLSLRTSESTQNISQWVQDLVSGVGGVDGLLGEMSEAGNQNREHLVALRGHLEGLGERFVQLEQHSAEITGAITTQHDEIGRVGRRSAVLDESADFLIESVENTRSISEALRQESHSMRQLIAHFRTASDAA is encoded by the coding sequence ATGTTAGGCACCGTTCGCGCCCGTATATTTTGTTTTGCCTTTCTTTGTGTTTTTGCCCTGGCCGGGCTGGCCACTCTGTCCGGGACGATCATTCTCAAGGCCGAGGAGGCCTCGGATGAACTGATTCGCACCAACCTTGAAGAAACCTGGCTGCTTGCAGACCTGGAGCAGTCTCACCGCAAGCTCCAGGATCTGGCCTATAAAATTAAAGCCCAGCTTCTGCTGTGGGATGAGATCCAGCCGGCTTTTGCGGACCTGGAAGTCTCACTGCCGGAACACTGGGAGGCGGTAAAGGCTAACAGCGGTTTGCAACCCTGGTCTGAGAGCCACATCGAGGATTTCGAGCGGGTTCAGGCGCTGATGGTCGCCATGAGTGAGGGTATAGAACAAAAGAGCTATTACCGGGTTGGTCAGGTGGTGGACTTCGATCTGTTCCCCGCGCTTGAGCCAATGCTGGCGGCCATAAACGAACGTCAAGAGAGTAGTCGCGAATCGGTTAAAAACGGCGCCGACGATCTGCTGTCCTTTCTGTCCGATCAGCAAACCTTTCTGGTGGCCGGATCGGTCGGTTTCCTGGCGTTGGTGATCTTGATGACCCTGTGGTTGCGGGTGTCGGTCATCCAAAGGCTGCGGCGAATTGCTCGGGAGCTGGAGGCCATGGAAGAGCACAGCGACCTGACTCGAGTCCCAGTATTGAACGGCAAGGACGAGGTGGCCGGTGTCAGCCGTGCTCTGGGCGCCCTGGTGAGTCGGTTCGAGCAATTCATTGGAGATGTTCGCGGCGCGGCCGGTGGGTTGAACGAGCGCTCCAGCAATTTGGATCGTGGGGCAGAATCGTTGCAGCAGGCCTCGGAGAAAACCCGGCAGCAAATTCAGGATGTCAGTCAGTCCATGGCGGCGATTGGCGATCAGGCCTCAGCGATTGATCAGGCTACCAATGCCTCGGCAGAAACCGTGAGAGAGGCCGTTGCCGCCAACGTTGGGGTGCAGGAGCGCCTCGTTACCAGCGAAAAAGCGGCCGAGAACACCGTGGAAGTGATATCCCGGGTGTCGGCCTCCATTCATGCCTTGAATGAATCGACCGGAAAAATTGAGCAGGTGATCGGCGTGATCGCTGAGATTGCGGAGCAAACCAATCTGTTGGCGCTGAACGCGGCAATCGAAGCAGCCCGAGCTGGAGAGCATGGGCGCGGTTTTGCGGTGGTGGCGGACGAAGTTCGCACACTTTCTTTGCGGACCTCTGAATCGACCCAGAATATCTCGCAGTGGGTTCAGGACCTGGTTTCTGGGGTAGGCGGTGTAGATGGCTTGCTTGGAGAGATGAGTGAAGCTGGCAATCAGAACCGCGAGCATCTGGTTGCCCTGCGGGGGCATCTCGAAGGCTTGGGTGAGCGGTTTGTCCAGCTTGAGCAGCATAGTGCGGAAATTACCGGGGCCATAACCACCCAACACGATGAAATTGGCCGGGTGGGGCGCCGATCCGCGGTATTGGATGAAAGTGCTGACTTTCTTATCGAAAGTGTTGAGAATACTCGTTCCATCAGTGAGGCGCTGCGCCAGGAATCCCACTCCATGCGCCAATTGATAGCTCACTTCCGGACAGCATCCGACGCTGCCTGA